A stretch of the Capra hircus breed San Clemente chromosome 10, ASM170441v1, whole genome shotgun sequence genome encodes the following:
- the ABHD12B gene encoding protein ABHD12B, with amino-acid sequence MEPDERDSVAAWWHMVVRNLRSFPPSCSTLGRKIATLCDSFTSKSLKEHICPPLMHMLIFVNFFKAPFLVDLKKPELKIPHTVNFYIKVEPGVILGIWHTVPSCRGEDAKGKGRSWYEAALCDGNPIVVYLHGSAQHRAASHRLELVKVLSNGGFHVLSVDYRGFGDSTGTPTEDGLTADAVCVYEWTKARSGTTPVCLWGHSLGTGVATNAAKVLEEKGFPADAIILEAPFTNIWVASINYPLLKIYRKLPGFLRSIMDALRKDKLVFPNDENVKFLSSPLLIIHGEDDKTVPLEFGKKLYEIAHNAYRNKERVKMVIFPPGFRHNSLCKSSALLQTVRDFLSQQWA; translated from the exons ATGGAGCCGGACGAGCGGGACTCCGTGGCCGCATGGTGGCACATGGTCGTGCGGAACCTGCG ATCTTTCCCACCCTCCTGTTCCACACTCGGAAGGAAAATTGCCACTCTATGTGACAGCTTTACAAGTAAATcattaaaagaacacatttgccCTCCTCTGATGCACATGCTAATTTTTGTAAACTTTT TCAAAGCACCATTTCTTGTGGATTTAAAGAAGCCAGAGTTGAAGATTCCTCACACGGTGAACTTCTACATCAAAGTCGAGCCTGGGGTAATTCTGGGAATCTG GCACACGGTTCCCAGCTGCCGGGGGGAGGATGCTAAGGGGAAGGGCCGGAGCTGGTATGAAGCAGCCCTCTGTGATGGCAACCCAATTGTTGTTTATCTTCATGGCAGTGCACAACACAG GGCAGCTTCTCATAGACTGGAGCTAGTGAAG GTGCTGAGTAATGGTGGCTTTCATGTCTTGTCTGTTGACTACAGAG GGTTTGGGGACTCGACGGGTACACCCACGGAGGATGGACTGACTGCAGATGCAGTTTGTGTCTACGAGTGGACCAAGGCGAGAAGTGGTACCACCCCTGTGTGTCTCTGGGGCCACTCTCTGGGGACAGG aGTTGCAACAAATGCTGCGAAAGTTCTAGAAGAGAAGG gaTTTCCAGCTGATGCAATTATCCTGGAAGCTCCATTTACCAACATATGGGTTGCAAGTATCAATTATCCCTTGTTAAAG atttaCCGGAAACTTCCAGGATTTTTAAGGTCAATTATGGATGCCCTGAGGAAAGACAAACTAGTCTTTCCCAATGATGAAAA TGTCAAATTCCTGTCTTCTCCCCTTCTCATCATACATGGTGAGGATGACAAAACGGTACCTTTGGAATTTGGAAAAAAG CTCTACGAAATTGCCCACAATGCATATAGGAACAAAGAGAGGGTGAAGATGGTGATCTTTCCTCCTGGCTTCCGACACAACTCCCTTTGTAAAAGCTCTGCACTGTTACAGACCGTGAG AGATTTCCTGAGCCAGCAGTGGGCGTGA